The Streptococcus mitis region GATAAATTCAAAGTGGATGTTGAAACCATGGGCAAATCCAACTGCATTTCCAGCTTCCAAGTTTGGAGCGATTTCTGCTTCGTACAATTCTTGTTGGATTTCGTCTGGTGCCAAAATCATGATAACATCAGCCAATTTAGTAGCTTCTGCTACTGTGTAAGTGTCAAATCCATCTTCTTTTGCTTTGTCAAAAGATTTACCTGGACGTACACCGATGATGACATCGCGACCTGAATCACGCAAGTTTTGAGCATGCGCATGTCCTTGTGAACCATAACCAATAACGGCGATTTTTTTACCGTCAAGTGCTGCTACTTTAACATCTTTTTCGTATTCCATTTGAACTGCCATAGTTTTTCTCTCTTTTCTATTATTCATTGCCTTTTAGGCTGGTTTAACAAATTTAAAATATTTTTATACTCAACGAAAATCAAAGAGCAAATTAGAAAGCTAGCCGCAGACTGCTCAAAGCACTGCTTTGAGGTTGTAGATAAGACTGACGGAGTCAGTAACATATACCTACGGCAAGGCAAAGCTAACGTGATTTGAAGAGATTTTAGAAGAGTATTAATCGCGGGTAAATCCAGTTGCGCCAGTTCGAGCAATATTGCGAATACCGTATGGTCGAATGACTCGCAATAGAGCTTCACTCTTTTCAGCATTTCCTGTCATCTGAATGGTAATCGAGCTTGGTGCTACGTCCACCACTGTTGCACGGAAAGGTTGAATAATCGCTAGAATCTCAGCGCGCTTCTCAGCTGGCGCTGACACCTTAACCAAAATTACCTCGCGCTCCAAATGAGGCTTGTCTGTAATATCTCGAATGCGAATCACATCAATCTGACGATTGAGTTGCTTAATGATTTGCTCCACTTCATCATGAGAAGCTACATCAATAATAATGGTGATACGCGATACATTCGGATCTTCTGTTGCTCCAACAGAGATGCTTTCAATATTAACCTGACGACGAGATAGGACACCTGTAAAGCGATTGAGGACTCCTGAACGATTTTGTAGTTTTGCTGTTAACATTCTACGCATGGAACTTCACCCCCAACATCTCATGATTACTCTTACCAGCTGGTACCATCGGTAACACCTGTTCCTTACGAGAAATATCTACCTCAATTAGCATAGGAACATCCTCAGTGATGACTTCAAGTTCTTGAGCCAAGGTCTCGGGATTGTCAAACTTATAGTTTTTAATTCCATAAGCTTGCGCCATCAATTGGAAATCAGGAAGAGTATCAAAGACCGACTCAGATGTTCTACCTTCATAGAAGGATTCCTGCCACTGGCGAACCATTCCAAGCGAGTGGTTGTTCAGCATAACCACCTTGATTGGCACCTTGTAGATGTTCAGAATAGCCAATTCTTGGTTGGTCATTTGGAAACCACCATCCCCAACAAACAAGACTACTTCCTTATCTGGGTTAGCAATTTTAGCTCCAATTGCTGCTGGAATTCCGAATCCCATCGTTCCCAAACCACCTGAAGTCACTAACTGACGTTCATTTTGGTAGGGATAATACTGGGCTGTCCACATTTGGTGTTGACCAACGTCTGTTACCACAATGGCATCTCCGTTAGTTAATTCACCAATTCGTTCAATAACAGCTTGCGGCTGAACCACACGCTCTTTCTTATCATAAGAACGAACACGGTTCTTGTCTTTAGTAACTTTTTCAATCCATTTTTCAGTATTGTTATGAACTGTCGGTTCTGCTAGTAACATTTGCAAGGCTTTCTTAGCATCTCCAACTACTGGAATATCTGCACTGATAATCTTACCAATCTCAGCTGGGTCAATATCAATGTGAGCAACCTTTGCATTCTTAGCAAAAGTCTTAGGATTCCCCGTCAAGCGGTCATCAAAACGGCAACCAATACTAATCATAAAATCAGCTTCTGTCATGGCAATATTAGCTGCGAAAGATCCGTGCATGCCTCCCATTCCAAGAAAGAGTGGATGAGTCGTTGCAATCGTACCTTGCCCTAAAAGACTGGTGACCACCGGAATTTGATAGCGCTCTGCAAATTCATTTAATTCTGCAGCGGCTTCAGCATAACTAATTCCACCACCAGCTAGCAAGACTGGCTTTTTAGCCTTGGATAATTGCTTCAAGATTTTCTTGATTTGCATATCATTTGGCTCAAGAGTTGGCTGATAGCTTGGTAGGTTCACTTCTGGTGAATAGATGAAGTCGGTTTCTAAAGCAGATACGTCTTTAGGTAGGTCAATGACGACCGGCCCTGGACGGCCTGTAGTTGCGATATGGACAGCTTCCGTAATGATACGCGGAATATCAGCTGTCTCACGAACTTGGTAATTGTATTTAGTGATTGGCATGGTAATTCCCACGATGTCTGCCTCCTGAAAGGCATCCTTCCCAATCCCTGCTCGCGCCACTTGACCTGTAAAGACCAAAAGGGGAACGCTATCGCTCATGGCATCTGCAATCCCTGTAATGGCATTTGTTGCTCCTGGTCCACTAGTGACGACGGCAACACCCAACTTTCCAGTTGATTTGGCATAACCTTCAGCTTCATGCAAACAACCTTGCTCATGGCGTCCTAGAATGTGGCGAATGCCTTTAAAATTATATATCGCATCATACAAAGGCAAGACTGCACCACCAGGATAACCAAAGATGGTATCAATTCCTAAATCACGAAGTGTTTCCAAAACTAGGTCCGACCCCGTCTTAGGAGATTCTAAACTGATTTTCTCCATTGTTCCCCTTTCTCTTCTCTTAAAAATAACTTGTTACTATCATACCATTTTTTCAAAATTTTTCAAGAGAAAAGAAGAAATTTTCTGAATTTTCTATTTTAACGTTTATTTATGAATGTTATTTTTGTTTTTATAAAAAAGATATCGGTTTCATTTACTAAAAAAGAAAAAAGAACTGATTTCTCAGTCCTTCATTAATCTTATTCCACACTAAATAGGTATGGGTAAACTGGTTGTTGGCCTTGGTGAATCTCGACTTCAACATCTTCGAATTCTTCTGCGATTTCTTGGGCAATTTCATTGGCAAGTTCTTCGCTTCCGTCTTCACCGACATAGAAGGTTACGATTTCACTATATTCATCCAACATATGTTTCAAGGTTTCTGTCAAAGTTTGGTGCATATCAGGGTTTGACACGAGGATTTTCCCATCCACCATACCAAGATTATCATTTTCATGGATTTCTAAGCCATCAATGGTTGTATCACGCACAGCTGTTGTGACGCTTCCACTAACGACATCGCTAAGAGCAGCAGTCATACGCTCTTGATTTTCTTCGATGGACTTGCTTGGATCAAAGGCGAGAAGACTTGTCAAACCTTGTGGCAAAGTACGAGATTCCACCACTACTGCTGGTTGCTCCAAAACTTCTGCTGCAGATTGAGCTGCCATGAAGATATTTTTGTTGTTTGGCAGGAAGATAATGTTACGAGCGTTGACCTGTTCAACAGCCTTGATAAAGTCTTCTGTTGAAGGGTTCATAGTTTGACCGCCTTCGATAACATAATCTACACCTTGAGAACGGAAGATATCTGCTAGACCTTTACCAGCCACTACAGCAATCAAAGCATACTCTTTTTCTTCAGCTGGTTTGCTAACTTGGGCAGCTTCTTTTTCAACCTGCGCTTCGTGTTGATTCCGCATATTGTCAACTTTTACCTTGACCAAGCTACCATATTTAAGACCTTCTTGCATAACAAGTCCTGGATCTTCTGTATGGACATGGACTTTGACAATTTCATCATCATTGACAACAAGGAGAGAATCCCCAAGTTCATTCAAGTAGTTACGGAACTCGTCATAGTCAAAATCTTTGGCATAGGTTGGACCTTGCTTAAGAGCAACCATGATTTCAGTACAATAACCAAAGGTAATGTCCTCAGTCGCTACGTGACCAGCCACAGACTTATGATGCTCTGCATTGATCATCTCACTCATGTTGGCAGGAGTCGCTACAAAGTCCTCAGATGCAATATATTCACCAGTAAGAGCTGAAAGGAAACCTTCATAGATGAAGACTAGTCCTTGACCACCTGAATCCACAACGCCAACTTCTTTCAATACTGGAAGCATATCTGGCGTTTTAGCTAGAGCTGTTTTAGCACCTTCCAAGGCTGCGCGCATGACTTCAACAGCATCATCTGTCTGCTCAGCCTTTTTCTTAGCACCGATAGCAGCCCCACGAGAAACTGTCAAAATCGTTCCTTCAACTGGCTTCATCACTGCCTTATAAGCAACTTCTACACCTGATTGGAAGGCAAGGGCCAAGTCTTGACCTGTTAACTCGTCTTTATCCTTGATAGCTTGTGAAAATCCACGGAAAAGCTGAGACGTAATAACTCCTGAGTTCCCACGCGCACCCATCAAAAGACCTTTGGCAAGAATGCTCGCTACCTCTCCAACAGTAGAAGCTGGCTTGTCTGCAACTTCTTTAGCTCCATTTTCAATGGTCATTCCCATGTTTGTTCCAGTATCTCCATCTGGAACTGGAAAGACGTTTAATGAATTGACATATTCAGCTTGCTTATTCAAGCGAGTTGATGCAGCCTGCACCATTTCTTGAAATAAGCTAGTAGTAATTTTTGACACAGTTATTCTCCTACAACTTTGATATTTTGAATGTAGACATTTACAGTCTGAGCAGTAATTCCAAGCTGGTTTTCCAAGCTAAAACGAACACGCTCTTGAATGTTTTTTGACACTTCGCTAATCTTTGTTCCGTAGCTCAACACGGTATATACATCAACTGCAATACTGCCATCTTCGGCCGCCTTTACGACGACACCTTTGGAATAATTTTCCTTACCTAGAAGGGCTTGAAAATTATCTTTGAGGGCATTTTTACTAGCCATACCGACCACACCAAAAATCTCAGTTGCTGCTCCACCTACGACGGTTGCAATCACTTCATCTGTTAGTTCGATTTGACCATCTTTTGTATTAATTTTTACAGTCATCCTTTTTACCTCAACTAGTTGATACTCTATTTTATCATATTTCAGCCCAAGTGTAAAAGCAGAATACTGTATCAGCGGATATTTACTCTATTTTTCAGATGATTTTATACCTACAGTAAAAGAAAAAAGACCCTGAGGTCTCCTTACTTTTATTATTAAACGCGTTCAACTTTACCTGATTTCAAAGCACGAGCTGAAGCCCAAACTTTTTTAGGTTTACCATCGATAAGAACAGTAACTTTTTGAAGGTTTGGTTTTACGGCACGTTTTGTTTGGTTCATCGCGTGTGAACGGTTGTTTCCTGATACAGTCTTACGACCTGTAAAGTAACATACTTTAGCCATTGTGTTTTCCTCCTATTAGATCTAATATAGCGGATGTGCTAGCACCACATACCGTACTATGTTATCACACTTTCTTCATTTTTGCAAGAGAATTGGAAGATTTTTTTATTTAACGTAGACAATCCCCAACTTCCCAAAAGCCACATCTCCACGGATAATCAAGGTTTTGCTGGTTGGCGCTAGAGGAGTATCTGCCTTGGCTACACCACAGAAAGTTTCTACCTTTAAATCAACTCCCCAATGTTGAGGAACATAGATAACTGCATTCCCAAAACCGACTTCCACTTTCAGGGTTGCGGTATCTCCTAAAATCTCTGCATTGTCATAATATATCTTGGCATTGCCAAAACCAACTTCTACTTGATCTTCTACCAATTCTTGCTCTTGCTTGTAGAAAGTCCCACTTCCAAAAGCAACTTCCTTATCTGTTAGAATGGTCTTTTTACCATCATACCACCATTTTTTCCCATTCCAAGTTCTGTTAGAATGAGTGATTGCGCTGACACCCATTACGATTAAAATACTTGCCCAGAACAATGACTGATTGGGAATTGGTAAAATGCCATAAAAGTGGTTAGCAATCATTAAGGCTACTAGAGCTGTAAAAGAGGCTGAAGTTAAGTGACGACGCAA contains the following coding sequences:
- the ilvN gene encoding acetolactate synthase small subunit, with the translated sequence MRRMLTAKLQNRSGVLNRFTGVLSRRQVNIESISVGATEDPNVSRITIIIDVASHDEVEQIIKQLNRQIDVIRIRDITDKPHLEREVILVKVSAPAEKRAEILAIIQPFRATVVDVAPSSITIQMTGNAEKSEALLRVIRPYGIRNIARTGATGFTRD
- a CDS encoding Asp23/Gls24 family envelope stress response protein: MTVKINTKDGQIELTDEVIATVVGGAATEIFGVVGMASKNALKDNFQALLGKENYSKGVVVKAAEDGSIAVDVYTVLSYGTKISEVSKNIQERVRFSLENQLGITAQTVNVYIQNIKVVGE
- a CDS encoding acetolactate synthase large subunit, whose translation is MEKISLESPKTGSDLVLETLRDLGIDTIFGYPGGAVLPLYDAIYNFKGIRHILGRHEQGCLHEAEGYAKSTGKLGVAVVTSGPGATNAITGIADAMSDSVPLLVFTGQVARAGIGKDAFQEADIVGITMPITKYNYQVRETADIPRIITEAVHIATTGRPGPVVIDLPKDVSALETDFIYSPEVNLPSYQPTLEPNDMQIKKILKQLSKAKKPVLLAGGGISYAEAAAELNEFAERYQIPVVTSLLGQGTIATTHPLFLGMGGMHGSFAANIAMTEADFMISIGCRFDDRLTGNPKTFAKNAKVAHIDIDPAEIGKIISADIPVVGDAKKALQMLLAEPTVHNNTEKWIEKVTKDKNRVRSYDKKERVVQPQAVIERIGELTNGDAIVVTDVGQHQMWTAQYYPYQNERQLVTSGGLGTMGFGIPAAIGAKIANPDKEVVLFVGDGGFQMTNQELAILNIYKVPIKVVMLNNHSLGMVRQWQESFYEGRTSESVFDTLPDFQLMAQAYGIKNYKFDNPETLAQELEVITEDVPMLIEVDISRKEQVLPMVPAGKSNHEMLGVKFHA
- the rpmB gene encoding 50S ribosomal protein L28, with the translated sequence MAKVCYFTGRKTVSGNNRSHAMNQTKRAVKPNLQKVTVLIDGKPKKVWASARALKSGKVERV
- a CDS encoding DAK2 domain-containing protein, with product MSKITTSLFQEMVQAASTRLNKQAEYVNSLNVFPVPDGDTGTNMGMTIENGAKEVADKPASTVGEVASILAKGLLMGARGNSGVITSQLFRGFSQAIKDKDELTGQDLALAFQSGVEVAYKAVMKPVEGTILTVSRGAAIGAKKKAEQTDDAVEVMRAALEGAKTALAKTPDMLPVLKEVGVVDSGGQGLVFIYEGFLSALTGEYIASEDFVATPANMSEMINAEHHKSVAGHVATEDITFGYCTEIMVALKQGPTYAKDFDYDEFRNYLNELGDSLLVVNDDEIVKVHVHTEDPGLVMQEGLKYGSLVKVKVDNMRNQHEAQVEKEAAQVSKPAEEKEYALIAVVAGKGLADIFRSQGVDYVIEGGQTMNPSTEDFIKAVEQVNARNIIFLPNNKNIFMAAQSAAEVLEQPAVVVESRTLPQGLTSLLAFDPSKSIEENQERMTAALSDVVSGSVTTAVRDTTIDGLEIHENDNLGMVDGKILVSNPDMHQTLTETLKHMLDEYSEIVTFYVGEDGSEELANEIAQEIAEEFEDVEVEIHQGQQPVYPYLFSVE
- a CDS encoding LiaF transmembrane domain-containing protein, producing the protein MKKKAFGIVLIIFAALILLQGNFGIPSFGGQIWPLLGIAFFAYQSVGALLRRHLTSASFTALVALMIANHFYGILPIPNQSLFWASILIVMGVSAITHSNRTWNGKKWWYDGKKTILTDKEVAFGSGTFYKQEQELVEDQVEVGFGNAKIYYDNAEILGDTATLKVEVGFGNAVIYVPQHWGVDLKVETFCGVAKADTPLAPTSKTLIIRGDVAFGKLGIVYVK